Proteins encoded together in one Bos indicus isolate NIAB-ARS_2022 breed Sahiwal x Tharparkar chromosome 3, NIAB-ARS_B.indTharparkar_mat_pri_1.0, whole genome shotgun sequence window:
- the HES6 gene encoding transcription cofactor HES-6 isoform X1, translating into MAPLLAPGRDRAGREDEDGCEARGDRKARKPLVEKKRRARINESLQELRLLLAGAEVQAKLENAEVLELTVRRVQGALRGRAREREQLQAEASERFAAGYIQCMHEVHTFVSTCQAIDATVAAELLNHLLESMPLREGSSFRDLLGDALSAPPAAPGRSNWLVGGALESPLPSPRGSGDDQSSDLEEVPEAELSRAPPAEGTDSVPAALGSLTSARLAQSVWRPW; encoded by the exons ATGGCCCCGCTCCTGGCGCCGGGCCGGGACCGCGCGGGCAGGGAGGATGAGGACGGCTGCGAGGCGCGCGGGGACCGCAAG GCCCGGAAGCCCCTGGTGGAGAAGAAGCGGCGTGCACGGATCAACGAGAGCCTGCAggagctgcggctgctgctggcGGGCGCCGAG GTGCAGGCCAAGCTAGAGAACGCCGAGGTGCTGGAGCTCACGGTGCGGCGCGTGCAAGGCGCGCTGCGGGGCCGGGCGCGCG AGCGCGAGCAGCTGCAAGCGGAAGCCAGCGAGCGCTTCGCCGCCGGCTACATCCAGTGCATGCACGAAGTGCACACGTTCGTGTCCACGTGCCAGGCCATTGACGCTACCGTCGCCGCCGAGCTCCTGAACCACCTGCTCGAGTCCATGCCGCTGCGCGAGGGCAGCAGCTTCCGCGATCTGCTGGGGGACGCCCTGTCCGCGCCGCCCGCAGCTCCCGGGCGGAGCAACTGGCTCGTAGGAGGCGCCCTGGAGTCCCCGCTGCCCAGCCCTCGGGGCTCCGGGGACGACCAGTCCTCAGACCTGGAGGAGGTCCCCGAGGCTGAACTGAGCCGGGCCCCGCCTGCCGAGGGGACTGACTCGGTGCCCGCAGCCCTGGGCAGCCTGACCTCTGCCCGCTTGGCCCAGAGTGTCTGGAGGCCTTGGTGA
- the HES6 gene encoding transcription cofactor HES-6 isoform X2 yields MAPLLAPGRDRAGREDEDGCEARGDRKARKPLVEKKRRARINESLQELRLLLAGAEVQAKLENAEVLELTSASSCKRKPASASPPATSSACTKCTRSCPRARPLTLPSPPSS; encoded by the exons ATGGCCCCGCTCCTGGCGCCGGGCCGGGACCGCGCGGGCAGGGAGGATGAGGACGGCTGCGAGGCGCGCGGGGACCGCAAG GCCCGGAAGCCCCTGGTGGAGAAGAAGCGGCGTGCACGGATCAACGAGAGCCTGCAggagctgcggctgctgctggcGGGCGCCGAG GTGCAGGCCAAGCTAGAGAACGCCGAGGTGCTGGAGCTCACG AGCGCGAGCAGCTGCAAGCGGAAGCCAGCGAGCGCTTCGCCGCCGGCTACATCCAGTGCATGCACGAAGTGCACACGTTCGTGTCCACGTGCCAGGCCATTGACGCTACCGTCGCCGCCGAGCTCCTGA